The stretch of DNA ACATTTCCctctggttttttttctcccttcttGGTGAATATACTTACAACCCCACAACTgagtgaaaagaaataaaatccctTTTACAATGTtcagttttattttacatGCCCCCGTGAATATTGCATGACATCGAAAAGTAATGCTGAATATTGTGATAGCCAATTTCTGTCATATTTCGCATATGAATAATATTCGCAAAGAGTGTAACACATAATGGCtataaaatcaatcaataaaacaAATCGTAAATTTTCGTAAAGTGGTGTAACCGTCACTTAAACGAAAACGCGCATATTTTACACATCCTCGCGccgataaaatgaaaaacttttcccatcCTGCATGTATAATTTTATCCTCCtccatctctttttttcccatggatctccttcttttttttttgcatcggCATATTTTAATGTGCGACCTCATAAAAAAAGTAAGCTTTATTATCATCTAACATCCCTCCTGCAtcatattaaatatatatgtacatacatgtAATATTGTATAGGAATAATATTATAGGAGTAAATGTGAGGGAGATTTTCACATTCATGATGATATTATTGCCTTCATGGTGCTCCGCACATTGTACAACAACAATATCAGGAACAATGAATTTCGATcatgattgaaaattcaaaatgatttactaataaaattttacgacAATTTTATTGATGTCTAAAGGTTCGCTACTTAATCAaacaattcattaaaaaatgggATCTTCCACAGAACGTGTTCACATatttcaacagaaaaaaaaacgaacacaCCACaactaaaaggaaaatgagaaaatgaagaaaattatgtataatgtTAGTACATTATGTAGGTCATGTTGGGTATAAATCTCCGGTTTTTTTATCGTATAAACTTTTCAAGGGAGGTAGGAGTGTaagtgtgaaaatttaataagatatTGAGGGAGAGAGTGGCGAATTTCCTTCCGGGTGAAGTCTAATCATCGATTTCCTCTTCCTTGAGTATCCCCAAACGACGAGCAACACTCTTTACATTGGATATCACCTCTTCCTGCACAAGATTGAAGCTCATGGCCAGAAGTGCGATGCCGAAGAGCAAATAAAGTGAGCACAGTGCTATTGACACTTCCGAATTGGCTTTAACACCCGTTGCCGGCACAAAATCGCCAAAACCTTCGAATGAGACCAATGTGGGGTATCTTATACATAATTGATGGCCATTTGGAGAAAGttttgcgcaaaaaaaaattcacacgaTATTAAATGCAAAGAGGAATGACCTTACCAATGGTTGTGAGTGTTATGAAACAGAAGTAAGCGGAATCGAGAAATGTCCATGGTTCCCAGCGAGAGAAGAGGAATGCTCCAGCAATAATGTAGCTGATTACGAGGAAGACGCATAGCCAAATGGGGACTGGACGTGAACGTGGTGGCATATCCCCATAGGAATCCCAGTCGTCATCATACAGTGATCCCCCTTCCTCATATCTCGCTTGTCGATGTACAGCAAATCCCATTGGTGACATGATTCGTGGTGATGGTGGTGCTGCATTGGAGTGCATTTTAAAGTAAACAATCTGAGTGGCGAGTATAACTCTCTTCTCCAGGAAAAAGCATATTATTCATGAGGAATGTGTGTGAAATTAGTTTTGCCAGAAATGTCGAAAGATAGATAGACTAACTAACACACAAATTTGTCAGCAACTTGGCACGATTGTGTcagtcaaattttaattaaccgCGGCAGTTCACATTCATTATGTGCGTTAGAAATAGGCATGAACCACTTGCTCTGTCACACAGCGGTCAAATCAGACCTACAAGATGAACTGAGATGTTCAGCTAGCTTCTGGTGGTGAGAACTTTCTTCCTTTTGCCACAAGCCAcagcacatacatatatcaatttaattcgccgcaacaaattaattatacataatatttagtCATGCAGATGATgcgaggtaaaaaaaatggaagctCATAATCACAAGATAGTTATCACATCTCACCAGCTCTGTCACGCCTCTTTGCCTTCCTAATTGCCTGAATCTGCAGCTCAGGCTCCTCGAAGTCATCCAAATCATCCGCAAAGTGCTTATGCCGCGACGATGGTGGTGGAGATATTTCGGGGAGTTCAAGTCGATTGCTATACTGTGGATGTGGCACTGATTGACTTCTAGGTCCACCCATGGGTTGCCTCTCACGCATTCGTCGCCTATGGCCACCGCGACTTGTGTCCGGAGGTGGCACCTCCGCATGACCCCTCTCCATGTCATCAATTGCATATTTGTTGCACAGCACCGGTGTCTCAGCATCCGACACATCACGCTTGTTGTGCTTTCGATCCAGTGACTGCCCACGGGCACCATGAAATCTCGGCTGCTCCCCTCTGTGGTGTGCGGGTGGTTCACGATTTATCCTACCAGTTGTATTGTAGCGACTGGCACGTGGTGGTATCTCCCCGAATTCATCATCATCCAACTCTCGTGCCACATTGCGTTCTCGCTCAACAGTATGCCGGTCCCGTATGCGATCCTTGTCGCGATTGAAGCGTGGATGTCGCACATTTGCCCCATATCCTTGACGACTATTTGCACTGCCACGATCAATGGTGCTGTAGCGTAATTCGGTGTCAGAGTATGAATGACTCAGTCCCGGGTCAAAACCAGAATCTCGCGATTTTTGTGATATGGTTCGCTCAGATTTTCTAATTGATTGTCGTCTGTGGGAAAAAGGATAACgatgtgatatttttttttatttccttttaccaaaaacttgaaaattaaaaaaaaatattgttaaaggtttttaaatcattgaaaatatttgaccTACATTTAACAAAAAGAGCATTACCATAAATTTTCTACTCCATCAAAGATAGTCAAAGGATATAGGTTACCTAGTATATactatattaaattttaagagtaTATTTCACATACAAACTGTCTTTGGATATACTTTTGGGGGGTAAAATTGGAATAAAAGGTTGAGCATAAATTCAATCATgagtaaaattgcaaaataccCAGACTGCCGAATGGTTCCTCTGCCAGGACGTAACCGTCTCGATGGGGAACGTTTTGGTTCTCTTGTGCATACAAAGCAGCATACACGCCAGTATAGAAATCTGCAATGttaacaaatttattattaattctcCTGCTATACACTTCTCTCTGCAAGGGAATTTcttgctgaagaaaaaaatcttgcttGAAATGTACTttgctacaattttttttgaaatacatGCCAAGTTCAGATATGAAGCTCAGGGAGAGAGCTTCACTCAAGATTGTGTATACTCACCTGAAGGACGATGCCATGATATCACCAATATTTGATAGACAAAGCAGCATGAGTGGAATCCCAAGTATAGCGTAGAAAATCGTCGTTACTTTCCCCATGTGGGTTTTTGGTGCAATATGACCGTATCCTTCAAAAGGGGTATACCGGGTataccccccaaaaaaaataagttttacaTTTTGTAAAAGTTAGCAGACAGATAAATTGTTCTACAATGTGAGAATGGCGCGCAGCATGAGTAACAAAAAAAGCGTCGTGTGATTGAACGTGTGTAACCTCTGGAATTTCCATGCatccaaaaaaatccttcactCTCTCATCAATGATCATTCTTTCTCTTTACAACACAAACGTGGCCCATTGAAAATAatcatacatatgtatatataggtatattcATTCTCAAGCTATATATTGCAGTTTTGCAACACATTTGTCCCCCGTCTCGTATgcccagagagagagagagagcgccCATCTAATTTCTCAGACGATGTTTCAACGAAATTCCCCATCTATTGTAGCCTATGTTGACTTCATGCACCACAGAGTCCGGACAATAAACCTTGCATTCAATAACATCTACCTCATCTAATTTCTATGACTCCAAATCCCGTGTTAGCACTCTGTGAGAATCCAATCGTATCGTGGACCCCTTCCATCTCCCCCTTGATGAatgtatattaaatttaaagtgaGATATTTTGTTACATAATTGcaagtacatacatatgtacatatattaaattaaaagtgtaGAAGAAACCATAAGACAGACAACGCCGGAAACTacggatgaaaaaaaatatatcgcaGAAATAGATAATTGCTCC from Lutzomyia longipalpis isolate SR_M1_2022 chromosome 1, ASM2433408v1 encodes:
- the LOC129786363 gene encoding uncharacterized protein LOC129786363, with protein sequence MSQRRGQSMPPYMYDGHTGNERNRCTAALCMSWKFFTCLLSHITLVTLVVSYCILGAFTFEHLEAENEISVKRSIIYIRGNLTEDIWKTTSGIAVLHQENWTMTMEYKLLEFERELLEAMKEKGWDGNEDEKQMQWTFAGALFYSIIVITTIGYGHIAPKTHMGKVTTIFYAILGIPLMLLCLSNIGDIMASSFRFLYWRVCCFVCTREPKRSPSRRLRPGRGTIRQSGRQSIRKSERTISQKSRDSGFDPGLSHSYSDTELRYSTIDRGSANSRQGYGANVRHPRFNRDKDRIRDRHTVERERNVARELDDDEFGEIPPRASRYNTTGRINREPPAHHRGEQPRFHGARGQSLDRKHNKRDVSDAETPVLCNKYAIDDMERGHAEVPPPDTSRGGHRRRMRERQPMGGPRSQSVPHPQYSNRLELPEISPPPSSRHKHFADDLDDFEEPELQIQAIRKAKRRDRAAPPSPRIMSPMGFAVHRQARYEEGGSLYDDDWDSYGDMPPRSRPVPIWLCVFLVISYIIAGAFLFSRWEPWTFLDSAYFCFITLTTIGFGDFVPATGVKANSEVSIALCSLYLLFGIALLAMSFNLVQEEVISNVKSVARRLGILKEEEIDD